One segment of Actinomycetota bacterium DNA contains the following:
- the mgtA gene encoding magnesium-translocating P-type ATPase — protein MENDLDAFWSRPAERMLEVLRASKSGLSAAEVEARKKTYGLNTLKTKKNTSALGLLLGQFKSPIVIILIFAAILSAFLGDLTDAIIILTIIVFSALLGFWQERGAVGAVEKLLAMVRTAVMVRRGGEEIEVDLEDVVPGDILILNAGDIIPADCLILSSDYLYVDESELTGESFPVEKKVGVLAADAALGERTNALFMGTHVVSGEAEALVVYTGRDTEFGKISKRLETRAEETEFERGVRRFGYLLIEVTLSLVVAIFVINVVLHRPVLDSLLFSLALAVGLTPQLLPAIISVNLSKGSRSMAAKKVIVKKLNSIENFGSMNILCSDKTGTLTAGRTELYSATGIEGNASEKTMRYAYLNASFEGGFTNPLDDVIRARGGLDISGYSKAGEVPYDFIRKRLSVAVTVEDESMIITKGALEKVLDVCSQAELTEGESVPISEVRERIEEDFVALSKEGLRVLGVSYRVLEGVTGIGKDDEREMTFLGFLSFLDPPKPDIAGAIARLERLGVSLKLITGDNALVAASVARQVGFQDPRMIMGSDLRDMSDEALQARAPGTDVFAEVEPNQKERVILALKKSGNVVGYMGDGINDAPALHASDVGISVDSAVDVAKEAADIVLLEKDLGVLADGVQEGRTTFANTLKYVFMATSANFGNMFSMAGASLFLSYLPLLPGQVLLTNLMTDFPEMNIATDRVDSELVERPRRWDIRFIRRFMLVFGGLSSVFDYLTFGALLLILHASTNQFRTGWFVESVVSASIIVLVVRTRRPFYRSMPGKALLVATIMVVLATMALPFTPLAGVLGFEKLPLYFYLYIVGIVLLYVISAEVMKKAFYGWIDRSG, from the coding sequence ATGGAAAACGACCTTGATGCGTTCTGGAGCCGCCCCGCGGAGCGTATGCTCGAAGTCCTGCGTGCGAGCAAATCCGGCCTTTCCGCGGCGGAGGTGGAGGCGAGGAAGAAAACGTACGGCCTGAATACGCTGAAGACCAAGAAAAATACCAGTGCGTTGGGGCTCTTGCTCGGACAGTTCAAGAGCCCCATCGTGATCATCCTCATCTTCGCCGCCATCCTCTCGGCTTTCCTGGGCGATCTTACCGATGCCATCATCATCCTGACCATCATCGTCTTCAGTGCGCTGCTCGGGTTCTGGCAGGAAAGGGGAGCGGTGGGGGCGGTTGAAAAACTGCTCGCCATGGTCAGGACCGCCGTGATGGTGAGACGCGGGGGCGAAGAGATAGAGGTAGACCTGGAGGACGTAGTCCCGGGAGATATCCTGATATTGAACGCTGGAGACATCATCCCCGCCGACTGCCTGATCCTGAGTTCCGATTATCTCTACGTCGATGAATCGGAGTTGACCGGCGAGAGCTTCCCGGTGGAGAAGAAGGTGGGGGTGCTGGCGGCGGACGCGGCGCTTGGTGAGCGCACCAATGCTCTTTTCATGGGGACCCATGTGGTCAGCGGGGAGGCCGAGGCGCTGGTCGTGTACACGGGCAGAGACACGGAATTCGGTAAGATATCCAAACGCCTCGAGACCAGGGCTGAGGAGACGGAGTTCGAGCGAGGCGTGAGGCGATTCGGTTATCTGCTCATCGAGGTGACCCTGAGCCTTGTCGTCGCCATCTTCGTTATCAACGTCGTCCTGCACCGGCCAGTCCTGGACTCGCTGCTCTTCTCTCTGGCCCTGGCAGTGGGCCTCACACCCCAGCTTTTGCCCGCTATAATAAGCGTCAACCTCTCCAAGGGATCCCGCAGCATGGCCGCCAAGAAGGTCATCGTGAAGAAACTGAACTCCATCGAGAACTTCGGCAGCATGAACATCCTCTGCTCCGACAAGACAGGCACCCTGACCGCGGGCCGGACCGAGCTGTATTCAGCCACGGGTATCGAGGGCAATGCCAGTGAAAAGACCATGCGCTACGCTTACCTCAACGCTTCCTTCGAGGGCGGATTCACCAACCCCCTGGACGATGTTATCCGTGCTCGGGGCGGCCTTGACATCTCCGGATACTCGAAAGCGGGAGAGGTGCCCTATGACTTCATCCGCAAGCGCCTCAGTGTGGCCGTCACCGTCGAAGACGAGAGCATGATAATAACCAAGGGCGCCCTGGAAAAGGTGCTGGACGTATGTTCGCAGGCGGAACTGACAGAGGGGGAGAGTGTGCCCATTTCCGAAGTCCGCGAACGCATCGAGGAGGATTTCGTTGCCCTGAGCAAGGAAGGCTTGCGTGTCCTGGGGGTATCTTACCGCGTGCTGGAAGGCGTGACGGGGATCGGCAAGGACGACGAGAGAGAGATGACCTTTTTGGGCTTTCTGTCCTTCCTCGACCCGCCGAAGCCCGACATCGCTGGGGCGATCGCACGCCTGGAAAGGCTCGGCGTATCCCTGAAGCTCATCACCGGGGACAATGCGCTGGTAGCGGCCAGTGTGGCCAGGCAAGTGGGGTTTCAAGACCCACGCATGATCATGGGGTCAGACCTCCGCGACATGAGCGATGAGGCCCTGCAGGCGCGGGCACCCGGCACGGACGTTTTCGCCGAGGTTGAACCCAACCAGAAGGAGAGGGTCATCCTGGCGCTCAAAAAGTCCGGCAATGTGGTGGGCTACATGGGCGACGGCATCAACGATGCGCCGGCACTGCACGCTTCGGATGTGGGTATATCGGTGGACAGTGCCGTGGACGTGGCCAAGGAAGCGGCGGATATCGTGCTGCTGGAGAAGGACCTGGGGGTGCTGGCGGACGGGGTGCAGGAGGGCAGGACCACTTTCGCCAACACCTTGAAATACGTCTTCATGGCCACCAGCGCCAACTTTGGGAACATGTTCAGCATGGCAGGTGCGTCCCTCTTCCTGTCTTACCTTCCGCTGCTCCCCGGGCAGGTACTTCTGACCAACCTGATGACCGATTTCCCGGAGATGAATATCGCCACGGACCGTGTCGATAGCGAGCTGGTTGAAAGACCGCGCCGCTGGGACATACGTTTTATCCGCAGGTTCATGCTGGTCTTCGGAGGGCTCAGCTCGGTCTTCGACTATCTGACCTTCGGGGCGCTGCTACTCATCCTGCACGCCTCCACCAACCAGTTCCGCACCGGCTGGTTCGTGGAGTCGGTGGTCTCTGCGTCCATCATCGTCCTGGTGGTCAGGACCAGGAGGCCGTTCTACCGCAGCATGCCGGGGAAGGCGCTTCTCGTTGCGACCATCATGGTGGTACTAGCCACCATGGCATTGCCCTTCACCCCCCTGGCCGGGGTGCTCGGCTTTGAGAAGCTGCCGTTGTATTTCTACCTTTATATCGTCGGGATCGTGCTGCTCTACGTCATCTCCGCCGAGGTGATGAAGAAAGCGTTCTACGGCTGGATAGATCGCTCGGGATGA
- the ligD gene encoding non-homologous end-joining DNA ligase: protein MRGRLVRAPQPRWIEPMLATLSGEHFFDAGWIYEPKLDGIRCLAFKRGGEVELYSRNRNILNARFPGVAEALREQPADGIILDGEVVACEGGRSSFSLLQGRSRPAASPLRAPADIYYYVFDVLYFGGYDVTGLPLLGRKWLLEKAVDFSDAVRYLSHIPDVDEAYLRDACGEGREGLMAKRAAGLYVSGRSRDWLKFKCVRGQEFVIGGYTEPRGGRTGFGALLLGYREAGKLRYAGKVGTGFSESALSDLHRRLSGMERKTSPFGDSLDEKGVHWVKPALVAQIGFAEWTPDGRLRHPRFLGLRGDVDPGEVTREVPAEPKRRR, encoded by the coding sequence ATGCGCGGCAGGCTGGTCAGGGCACCCCAGCCGCGCTGGATCGAGCCCATGCTCGCGACCCTCTCGGGCGAGCATTTCTTCGACGCCGGCTGGATCTACGAGCCCAAGCTGGACGGCATACGCTGCCTCGCCTTCAAACGGGGCGGCGAGGTCGAGCTCTATTCAAGGAACCGCAACATCCTGAACGCCCGCTTCCCGGGGGTCGCGGAAGCGCTGCGTGAACAGCCCGCGGATGGCATTATCCTCGACGGCGAGGTGGTGGCATGCGAAGGGGGCCGCAGCAGCTTTTCGCTGCTGCAGGGCCGCTCCCGCCCCGCTGCTTCCCCCCTCCGCGCACCCGCCGACATATACTACTATGTTTTCGACGTACTGTACTTCGGCGGCTACGACGTGACCGGGCTTCCACTCCTGGGGAGGAAATGGCTGCTCGAAAAAGCGGTGGACTTCTCGGACGCCGTCCGCTACCTCTCGCACATCCCCGATGTTGACGAGGCATACCTGCGCGATGCTTGCGGGGAGGGGAGGGAAGGGCTCATGGCCAAAAGGGCGGCCGGGTTGTACGTTTCGGGACGTTCGCGGGACTGGCTCAAGTTCAAGTGCGTCAGGGGCCAGGAGTTCGTCATCGGGGGCTACACGGAGCCCCGGGGAGGAAGGACCGGTTTCGGCGCGTTGCTGCTCGGGTACCGTGAGGCGGGGAAGCTGCGCTACGCAGGGAAAGTCGGCACCGGTTTCAGCGAGTCCGCGCTCTCGGACCTGCACCGCCGTCTCTCCGGGATGGAGCGCAAGACATCTCCCTTCGGGGACAGCCTGGACGAGAAGGGAGTGCACTGGGTGAAGCCGGCGCTCGTGGCCCAAATCGGGTTCGCGGAGTGGACGCCAGACGGCAGGCTGCGCCACCCGCGTTTCCTCGGACTGCGCGGCGACGTGGATCCCGGAGAGGTCACGAGAGAGGTCCCTGCCGAGCCGAAACGCCGGCGTTGA
- the ligD gene encoding non-homologous end-joining DNA ligase produces the protein MEKRDLESYREKRDFSKTPEPAGEPAGKGGGSLFVIQKHAARRLHYDLRLESDGVLKSWAVPKGPSMDPRDKRLAVPTEDHPISYADFEGVIPQGEYGAGTVEVWDRGVFVNLKPTGDSNSIAANIDKGLVEVWLEGEKIKGGFALVRTRGGKAENWLLVKMKDGEASPHSNPVTDLPDSALTGRTMQEIASGKGYLSEDPPNVKVSINGRRLALTNLSKVLYPEAGFSKADVLNYYLGVSPYMLPHVSRRLITMKRYPDGVAGDFFYEKSCPGYRPDWLSVTEAGGTKKVAYCTVEDEAGLLWIANLAALELHTTLSSSDDVSRPTMVVFDLDPGEGMDILDCAEAGARLRELLAALGLQCYAKTSGSKGLHVYIPLNTPASFRETKDFAHAVALMMQERYPDGIVSNMRKALRKGKVLVDWSQNDGHKTTVCAYSLRALPRPAVSTPVAWDELDAAVRGRDAAMLYFEAGDVLRRVREGGDIFRPVVETEQELPAVARMQN, from the coding sequence ATGGAGAAGCGGGACCTGGAGTCGTACCGCGAGAAGCGGGATTTCAGCAAGACCCCCGAACCGGCCGGGGAGCCGGCCGGTAAGGGAGGCGGGTCGCTCTTCGTCATCCAGAAGCACGCCGCCCGGCGTCTCCACTACGACCTGCGGCTGGAATCGGACGGGGTCCTCAAGTCGTGGGCGGTGCCCAAGGGCCCCTCCATGGACCCCAGGGACAAGCGCCTCGCCGTCCCCACGGAGGACCACCCCATATCCTATGCGGACTTCGAGGGGGTGATCCCCCAGGGGGAGTACGGCGCCGGCACGGTGGAGGTCTGGGACCGCGGCGTCTTCGTAAACCTCAAGCCCACCGGAGACAGCAACTCGATCGCCGCCAACATCGACAAAGGCCTCGTCGAGGTCTGGCTGGAGGGCGAGAAGATCAAGGGAGGTTTTGCCCTCGTGCGCACGCGCGGGGGCAAGGCCGAGAACTGGCTGCTGGTGAAGATGAAAGACGGCGAAGCCAGCCCGCACAGCAACCCCGTCACCGACCTGCCCGACTCCGCGCTGACCGGCCGCACCATGCAGGAGATAGCGTCGGGCAAGGGTTACCTCTCCGAGGATCCCCCCAACGTCAAGGTGAGCATCAACGGCAGAAGACTGGCGCTGACCAACTTGAGCAAGGTCCTCTACCCCGAGGCCGGCTTCAGCAAGGCGGACGTATTGAATTACTACCTTGGGGTCTCGCCATACATGCTGCCGCACGTCTCCAGGCGCCTGATCACCATGAAGCGCTACCCTGACGGGGTCGCGGGGGATTTCTTCTACGAGAAGAGCTGCCCCGGGTACCGGCCGGACTGGCTCTCCGTCACCGAGGCGGGCGGGACTAAAAAAGTGGCCTACTGCACCGTCGAGGACGAGGCCGGGCTGCTGTGGATCGCCAACCTGGCGGCGCTGGAGCTGCACACCACGCTCAGCAGCTCGGACGACGTGTCGCGCCCGACCATGGTCGTCTTCGACCTCGACCCCGGGGAGGGGATGGACATCCTGGACTGCGCCGAGGCTGGAGCCAGGCTGCGGGAGCTGCTGGCCGCCCTGGGCCTGCAGTGCTACGCCAAGACCTCGGGGTCGAAGGGGCTGCACGTCTACATACCCCTCAACACCCCCGCCTCCTTCCGGGAGACCAAGGACTTCGCGCACGCCGTGGCGCTGATGATGCAGGAGCGCTACCCGGACGGGATCGTCTCCAACATGCGCAAGGCGCTGCGCAAAGGTAAGGTCCTCGTCGACTGGAGCCAGAACGACGGGCACAAGACGACGGTCTGCGCATATTCCCTCCGTGCCCTTCCCAGGCCGGCGGTGTCCACGCCGGTCGCCTGGGATGAACTGGATGCGGCGGTCCGCGGCAGGGACGCGGCCATGCTGTACTTCGAGGCCGGGGACGTCCTGCGGCGCGTGCGCGAGGGAGGGGACATCTTCCGGCCGGTCGTGGAAACGGAACAGGAGCTGCCCGCGGTGGCACGCATGCAGAACTAG